The sequence below is a genomic window from Lysobacter capsici.
GCGCTCTCCTGGGCCGTGTGCCTGCCTGCGGGCACGCGGCGGGTGTCAGTCCTTGTCCTTGAACAGGCTGCGCGCCGGCGCGGATTGCTCGCGTTCGTTGCGCTCGCCCTGCTGCTGCGCCTGCGGCCCGCCCTGGCGCTGTTGCTGTTCGCGCTGGCGTTCGAGCAGGTCCTGCTCGCGATTGAGCTGGGCGAACTGCTCGCTGCTGCGCTGCATCGACTGGCTCGCCGCCTGATTGGCGTCGACATAGCTCATGCGCCGGCTCGGCGAATCGGGGTCGCCCTCGACCGCGAACGCGCGCGCGCCGTCCTTGCTGAATACGACATGGTCCACGCCGTGATTGCCGCGCGCGGCTTCCAGCGCCAGCGCGGCGGCGAGGTTGTCGCGTTCGCCGCTGCTGTACTGACGCGCCATCTCCTGCTTGTCCAGGCACACGCGCGTTTGCGAAAACAGATCGTGCTGCGGGTG
It includes:
- a CDS encoding XVIPCD domain-containing protein, which encodes MNANPPDQHLGIGTGATSQTLDDMRRGEQRNLLSSPSHPQHDLFSQTRVCLDKQEMARQYSSGERDNLAAALALEAARGNHGVDHVVFSKDGARAFAVEGDPDSPSRRMSYVDANQAASQSMQRSSEQFAQLNREQDLLERQREQQQRQGGPQAQQQGERNEREQSAPARSLFKDKD